Proteins encoded together in one Thermococcus gammatolerans EJ3 window:
- the taw22 gene encoding tRNA (guanine(37)-N1)/4-demethylwyosine(37)-methyltransferase Taw22: MPALKVPRREAEPVKRKLKKLGLYDGKRRPKREDDFVLLPVIEDERSYTLGYEVLPVELPFRPERQIYKNLESVLAERLSEDELKYLRRYDVIGDIAVIQIPPELEHRVEDIVFALRKVHPFLKVIARKGFHEGAFRIRDYSIIWGEKRLETVHRENGVEIKVDLSKAFFNPRMKGERYRLAQLVKDGERILIPFAGVLPYALVIARYRKVKITAVELNREAYELGLENIERNRRRLKGEIEFIHGDAFKVLPELPSYDRVISPTPRGVDALSLTLSKAERWLHYYDFVHENEIEAFRQRILEECQKLGRECSVRVKKVSDFKPHVFKVCADIELR; the protein is encoded by the coding sequence TTGCCTGCGCTTAAGGTTCCAAGGCGAGAAGCTGAACCAGTTAAAAGAAAGCTGAAGAAGCTCGGCCTCTACGACGGGAAGAGACGACCGAAGAGGGAGGATGACTTCGTTCTCCTACCAGTCATCGAGGACGAGAGGAGTTACACCCTCGGCTACGAGGTCTTGCCCGTTGAGCTTCCATTTCGGCCAGAGAGACAGATATACAAAAATCTGGAGAGCGTTTTGGCGGAGAGACTGAGCGAGGATGAGCTGAAGTACCTCAGGCGCTACGACGTTATAGGCGACATCGCCGTTATTCAAATCCCGCCCGAGCTGGAGCACCGCGTTGAGGACATCGTTTTCGCGTTGAGGAAGGTTCACCCGTTCCTCAAGGTGATAGCGAGGAAGGGCTTTCACGAGGGGGCCTTCCGAATCAGGGACTACTCAATAATCTGGGGTGAAAAGAGGCTCGAAACTGTCCACAGGGAGAACGGCGTCGAGATTAAGGTTGACCTAAGCAAAGCCTTCTTCAACCCGCGAATGAAGGGAGAACGCTATCGGCTGGCCCAGCTGGTGAAAGACGGCGAGAGAATTTTAATTCCCTTCGCCGGAGTTCTGCCCTACGCGCTCGTGATAGCAAGGTATAGAAAGGTCAAGATAACTGCCGTCGAGCTGAACAGGGAAGCCTACGAACTCGGCCTTGAAAACATAGAGCGCAACAGGAGGAGGCTGAAGGGCGAGATAGAGTTCATTCACGGCGACGCCTTCAAGGTTCTGCCCGAGCTCCCGAGCTACGACCGAGTTATAAGCCCAACGCCGAGGGGCGTTGACGCGCTAAGCTTGACTCTCTCAAAGGCCGAGCGCTGGCTTCACTACTACGACTTCGTTCACGAGAACGAGATTGAAGCATTCAGGCAGAGAATACTTGAGGAATGCCAAAAGCTTGGAAGGGAGTGCTCCGTGAGGGTGAAGAAGGTGAGCGACTTCAAGCCGCATGTGTTTAAGGTCTGTGCCGACATTGAACTCAGGTGA
- the moaA gene encoding GTP 3',8-cyclase MoaA — translation MPLYDRFGRPVTNLRISLTQECNFRCFFCHREGQRFLAKNEMTPEEIERIVRIASRLGIRKVKLTGGEPTVREDILEIVRRIKPYVIDLSMTTNGSRLKELAKPLAKAGLNRVNVSLHSLKPEVYKKITGVDALNDVLEGIEEAVKYLSPVKLNMTVMKGLNEGEIWDMIDFSAKTGTILQLIELEAPREMTETAFFRKYFYPLKPVERELERKAVEIRERTMHRRRKYFIPTDYGVAEVEVVRAMHNTVFCANCTRLRVTSDGKFKTCLLRNDDLIDFLSAMRNGASDAELVDILKRAIFMREPYWK, via the coding sequence ATGCCCCTCTACGACCGCTTCGGAAGGCCTGTAACGAACCTCAGGATTTCGCTCACGCAGGAGTGTAACTTCCGATGCTTTTTCTGCCACCGCGAGGGCCAGCGGTTTTTAGCCAAAAACGAGATGACGCCCGAGGAGATAGAGAGAATCGTTAGAATAGCCTCTCGTCTTGGAATAAGAAAGGTCAAGCTTACTGGCGGTGAGCCGACGGTCAGGGAGGACATCCTTGAAATCGTCCGCAGAATAAAGCCCTACGTGATCGACCTGAGCATGACGACCAACGGGAGTCGCTTAAAGGAGCTGGCAAAGCCCCTTGCGAAGGCCGGTCTCAATAGGGTCAACGTCTCGCTCCACAGCCTTAAACCGGAGGTTTACAAAAAAATTACCGGCGTTGACGCGCTCAACGACGTCCTTGAGGGCATCGAGGAGGCGGTAAAGTATCTTTCGCCAGTCAAGCTCAACATGACGGTCATGAAGGGCCTCAACGAGGGAGAGATATGGGACATGATAGACTTCTCCGCCAAAACGGGAACGATACTCCAGCTGATAGAGCTCGAAGCGCCGAGGGAGATGACTGAGACGGCCTTCTTCAGGAAGTACTTCTATCCGCTCAAGCCCGTCGAGCGGGAGCTCGAAAGGAAAGCCGTTGAAATCCGTGAGAGAACGATGCACAGGCGGAGGAAGTACTTTATCCCGACCGACTACGGCGTGGCCGAGGTCGAGGTCGTGAGGGCAATGCACAACACGGTCTTCTGCGCCAACTGCACGAGGCTGAGGGTCACCTCCGACGGGAAGTTCAAGACCTGCCTGCTGAGGAACGATGATTTGATAGACTTCCTGAGCGCGATGAGAAACGGTGCAAGCGACGCGGAGCTCGTCGATATCCTCAAAAGGGCCATTTTCATGCGCGAGCCCTACTGGAAGTGA
- a CDS encoding DUF402 domain-containing protein, which yields MSTDTGVSVRVRGIYSTALTKLFLDRGFRISQPSQKIAERLGIEKTYDEFDVDIYDKRDHHGVILVGTEVEKVKEVFEEEFIDVLFRKLPYQLYGIYKGLVIKRDERYVYVDIGNAIGTIPVEEGKNLHEGDEVLVQVKKHNLLPHLSTMLTIPGDYAVLIPKPVGVQRHVKISRKIRDSSERERLRILGLSIDMGEWGILWRTAAAYKDWNTLRDEIIRLSKIADRLKEAEKKSAPEQIVEGRNIYEVEFGGGAKKKLDEIRNRVVPTVEGHHMLKAYDVEFSFAVEIAEGILAKVPGQRIKVNQGFWEALLDSKGPKKGWLFFLEHNKPDGQRYKLGPGEIVEVTFNPLRITLRRNLKPGKFYDGLDLPIEFGDYAITEIEAGKWWFVHRYYDRNGNLKGEYYNINTPVEIYPDRARYIDLEIDIVKWPDGEKEIIDKDKLREHYEDGIISEKLYKAVLRITQEVYERI from the coding sequence GTGTCTACAGACACAGGAGTTTCAGTTCGGGTTAGGGGAATATACAGCACGGCCCTGACGAAACTCTTCCTCGACAGGGGGTTTAGGATCAGCCAGCCCAGCCAGAAGATAGCCGAAAGGCTCGGGATCGAGAAGACCTACGACGAGTTCGACGTGGACATCTACGACAAGAGGGATCATCACGGGGTGATTCTCGTCGGTACCGAGGTTGAGAAAGTTAAGGAAGTTTTTGAGGAGGAGTTTATAGACGTCCTCTTCCGGAAGCTTCCGTATCAGCTCTACGGCATTTACAAAGGGCTTGTTATAAAGAGGGACGAACGCTACGTCTACGTCGATATAGGGAACGCGATAGGCACGATTCCGGTGGAGGAGGGAAAAAACCTTCACGAGGGCGACGAGGTCCTTGTCCAGGTCAAGAAGCACAACCTCCTTCCTCACCTGAGCACGATGCTGACGATCCCCGGTGATTACGCTGTGCTAATACCGAAACCCGTCGGCGTTCAGAGGCACGTCAAGATCTCCCGGAAGATACGGGACAGCTCTGAAAGAGAAAGGCTCAGAATACTCGGCCTGAGCATAGACATGGGTGAGTGGGGAATCCTCTGGAGGACTGCCGCCGCTTACAAGGACTGGAACACCCTCAGGGACGAGATAATACGCCTCTCCAAGATCGCTGACAGGCTCAAGGAAGCCGAGAAAAAATCCGCCCCGGAGCAGATCGTTGAAGGAAGGAACATATACGAGGTCGAGTTCGGAGGAGGGGCGAAGAAAAAGCTTGACGAAATAAGAAACAGGGTTGTTCCAACGGTCGAGGGACACCACATGCTCAAGGCCTACGACGTGGAGTTCAGCTTTGCCGTTGAGATAGCCGAAGGGATCCTCGCGAAGGTGCCCGGCCAGAGAATTAAGGTCAATCAGGGCTTCTGGGAGGCTTTGCTCGACTCAAAGGGGCCAAAGAAGGGGTGGCTCTTCTTCCTCGAACACAACAAGCCGGACGGCCAGAGGTACAAACTCGGACCGGGAGAGATAGTTGAGGTAACGTTCAACCCGCTCAGGATAACCCTGAGGAGAAACCTCAAACCCGGCAAGTTCTACGACGGCCTCGACCTGCCCATAGAGTTCGGCGACTACGCCATAACTGAGATCGAGGCCGGCAAGTGGTGGTTCGTTCACCGCTACTACGACAGGAACGGCAACCTGAAGGGGGAGTACTACAACATCAACACACCGGTGGAGATCTACCCAGACAGGGCCCGCTACATAGACCTCGAGATCGACATCGTGAAGTGGCCGGACGGGGAGAAGGAGATAATAGATAAAGACAAGCTCAGGGAGCACTACGAGGACGGGATTATCAGCGAGAAGCTATACAAGGCCGTACTGAGGATCACGCAGGAAGTCTACGAGAGGATTTAG
- a CDS encoding PIN domain-containing protein has translation MTVIDTNVFVYAVLRDSEFNEEARKLLASLERWVVPSIVLYELYWFFRGEGYRVEEINAVISSILESPRTKVVGDSGKYTKRALELAKNPKRFNDMVILATAQEFGRLVTYDKKLRRDAERLGIDLLP, from the coding sequence ATGACTGTCATAGACACCAACGTCTTCGTCTATGCCGTCCTGAGGGATTCTGAGTTTAACGAAGAGGCAAGGAAACTGCTCGCATCCTTGGAACGGTGGGTTGTGCCGAGCATAGTTCTGTATGAGCTCTACTGGTTTTTCAGGGGGGAAGGCTATAGAGTGGAGGAAATAAACGCCGTGATATCCTCAATCCTGGAGAGCCCAAGGACGAAGGTAGTGGGCGACAGCGGGAAGTACACAAAACGCGCGCTCGAACTGGCCAAAAATCCTAAACGCTTTAACGACATGGTAATACTCGCAACCGCCCAAGAGTTCGGTAGGCTCGTCACGTATGACAAAAAGTTAAGAAGGGATGCAGAGAGGCTCGGGATAGACTTGCTTCCCTAA
- a CDS encoding AbrB/MazE/SpoVT family DNA-binding domain-containing protein encodes MGLTKVTRNYQITIPSEVRKKLGINVGDVLIVEVENGKIVLKKSDLELPMLPGGKGLTVKEIEKKILKGLGEEE; translated from the coding sequence ATGGGACTGACAAAGGTAACTAGAAATTACCAGATTACTATACCAAGCGAGGTTAGGAAAAAGCTCGGGATTAATGTTGGAGACGTGCTCATAGTTGAGGTGGAGAATGGAAAAATAGTCCTCAAAAAGAGCGATCTTGAGCTCCCAATGCTCCCGGGAGGAAAGGGGCTGACCGTTAAAGAAATCGAGAAGAAAATTCTCAAAGGACTTGGTGAGGAAGAATGA
- the radB gene encoding DNA repair and recombination protein RadB, which translates to MLSTGVKSLDELLGGGFGEGVLTQIYGPYATGKTTLAVQTGLLSGKKVAYVDTEGGFSPERLSQMASARGLDPEEALSRFLLFTPGDIREQRRVIGSLKRLITPEFSLVVVDSITAHYRAEEDWRSLTSELGKQLQVLLWIARKHRIPVLVINQVHFDARAERTRPVAEQTLGYRCKDILRLDKLPTPGKRVAILERHRFRPEGGMVYFKITEKGIEDVSD; encoded by the coding sequence ATGTTGAGTACAGGGGTAAAATCGCTCGACGAACTGCTCGGTGGCGGTTTTGGGGAGGGCGTCCTAACCCAGATTTACGGCCCCTATGCCACCGGAAAGACGACCCTCGCCGTTCAGACGGGTCTCCTGAGCGGGAAGAAGGTTGCGTACGTCGATACGGAGGGTGGCTTTTCCCCAGAGAGATTGTCCCAGATGGCTTCTGCAAGGGGCCTTGATCCTGAGGAGGCCCTTTCTCGTTTTCTCCTCTTCACCCCTGGCGACATCAGGGAGCAGAGGCGCGTCATTGGCTCGCTTAAGAGGCTTATTACCCCGGAGTTCAGCCTCGTGGTCGTCGATTCGATAACCGCCCACTACCGGGCTGAGGAGGACTGGCGCTCCCTTACCTCTGAGCTCGGCAAACAGCTTCAGGTTCTCCTTTGGATAGCAAGGAAGCACCGAATTCCCGTTCTCGTGATCAACCAGGTGCACTTCGATGCACGGGCTGAACGGACAAGGCCCGTAGCGGAGCAGACCCTTGGCTACCGCTGCAAAGACATCCTCCGCCTCGACAAGCTCCCAACACCTGGAAAGAGGGTGGCCATTCTCGAAAGGCATCGTTTTAGACCGGAGGGCGGCATGGTCTACTTCAAGATTACTGAGAAGGGCATTGAGGACGTTAGCGATTAA
- a CDS encoding MBL fold metallo-hydrolase, with amino-acid sequence MRIIWYGHSCFWIETRGVKILIDPYPDVDDDLIGDVDYILITHEHTDHYGKVELLSRLRGATVIGPKPVYLMAIADGVTRVREISEGETIELGEGVKVTAFFMEHPSSQYPLGYLIEGDKRLFHTGDTYSFPSLQRLRGKVDVLLVPISGRSTANEREAAQIVEDIRPRIVIPMHYGTYGNGDPEKLINELRKNRIFAFVKVLKPGEEFNL; translated from the coding sequence ATGAGAATCATATGGTACGGTCACTCCTGCTTTTGGATCGAGACGAGGGGAGTTAAGATACTGATAGACCCGTACCCGGACGTGGACGATGATCTGATAGGGGATGTGGACTACATTCTGATAACGCACGAGCACACGGACCACTACGGGAAGGTCGAGCTTCTCTCCCGCCTCCGGGGTGCAACTGTGATCGGCCCCAAGCCCGTTTACCTGATGGCAATCGCCGACGGGGTCACGAGGGTTCGGGAGATCTCTGAGGGTGAAACCATAGAGCTTGGTGAGGGTGTAAAGGTCACTGCCTTCTTTATGGAGCATCCCTCGAGCCAGTACCCGCTCGGCTATCTCATCGAGGGGGATAAACGGCTCTTCCACACAGGTGACACTTACTCCTTCCCCTCACTCCAGAGGCTTCGCGGTAAGGTGGACGTCCTTCTCGTGCCCATAAGCGGTCGTTCAACGGCGAACGAGCGTGAAGCGGCTCAGATAGTTGAGGACATACGGCCGAGGATAGTCATTCCAATGCACTACGGTACCTATGGAAACGGCGATCCCGAGAAGCTCATAAACGAGCTCAGAAAGAACAGGATATTCGCCTTCGTCAAGGTGCTCAAACCCGGAGAAGAGTTCAACCTATGA
- a CDS encoding eCIS core domain-containing protein has translation MEKKDLKKTLTSLVLVLIILVSLAAASTNTSNDVLSQVNSILKKVEEIRGLTFKEHPEIVVLTREEARERFRPGRPDIKRMRLEEDVYKMSLLLPPNYPYVHEKVEQSVGWIAVTIGNTIYIIAENFLSDPDTARRVIAHESVHVLQKQWFNAPYGGPTLDTTKAIQAAIEGDADLVADIYCNETGIPIHKITDLYTRDPVTALGIFPYVFGDRFVAYLYRTGGWRLVNEMYSHLPNTTKVVMFPSFYLQNWTPIDVRADVERLVPKNATIRYSDRMGAYYVFLIYWGHNATREKGMEMAKGWYGDWLIMGDVNGTNGTERFLVWEVLFDTPEHATTFGNFLERIAKNDDYATFTVKTSEQRVTLLAKKTLSEGKTDESEGEVEVLNLWKDI, from the coding sequence ATGGAGAAGAAAGACCTCAAGAAAACCCTCACCTCACTGGTGCTCGTCTTGATAATCCTCGTGAGCCTAGCCGCGGCCAGCACGAACACGAGCAACGATGTCCTCTCCCAGGTGAACTCCATCCTGAAGAAGGTCGAAGAGATCAGGGGATTGACTTTCAAAGAACATCCGGAGATAGTGGTTCTCACACGGGAAGAGGCCAGAGAAAGATTCAGGCCTGGAAGGCCAGACATAAAGCGAATGAGGCTTGAGGAAGACGTCTATAAGATGAGCCTCCTCCTGCCCCCCAACTACCCCTACGTCCACGAGAAGGTCGAGCAGAGCGTGGGATGGATAGCCGTCACGATCGGTAACACGATCTACATCATAGCGGAGAACTTTCTCTCCGATCCGGACACGGCCAGGAGAGTCATTGCTCATGAGTCCGTTCACGTTCTCCAGAAGCAGTGGTTCAATGCCCCCTACGGCGGGCCGACCCTCGACACCACAAAGGCGATACAGGCGGCGATAGAGGGCGATGCCGACCTCGTCGCGGACATCTACTGCAACGAAACGGGGATCCCGATCCACAAGATAACGGACCTCTACACCAGGGATCCTGTAACGGCACTGGGCATCTTCCCTTACGTCTTTGGTGACAGGTTCGTCGCATACCTCTATCGCACAGGGGGATGGAGGCTCGTTAACGAGATGTACAGCCATCTGCCGAATACGACCAAAGTCGTGATGTTTCCCAGCTTCTACCTCCAGAACTGGACGCCCATCGACGTCAGGGCCGATGTAGAAAGGCTGGTACCAAAGAACGCAACAATAAGGTACTCCGACAGGATGGGGGCCTACTACGTGTTCCTGATCTACTGGGGACACAACGCCACCAGGGAGAAAGGAATGGAGATGGCCAAGGGCTGGTACGGAGACTGGCTGATCATGGGGGACGTCAACGGCACCAACGGAACCGAGCGGTTCCTGGTGTGGGAGGTTCTCTTCGACACCCCCGAGCACGCGACAACCTTTGGGAACTTCCTTGAGAGAATTGCAAAAAACGACGACTACGCCACATTTACAGTTAAAACCAGCGAACAGAGGGTTACACTCCTGGCCAAAAAGACCCTCTCGGAGGGGAAAACCGATGAAAGTGAAGGGGAAGTTGAAGTGCTCAATCTGTGGAAAGACATATGA
- the thrC gene encoding threonine synthase encodes MKVKGKLKCSICGKTYDKPLQRCGCGEPVEFELFEGEPYIGKSVWERFWDFWPLEPALDFSLGEGDTPLVKSRLGDEFGIKLYLKNETVNPTWSFKDRGTFLAMSYALKAGYKTVGTVSTGNMAASVSAYATRFGLKAKILVSESAGDEKLKAVSVYGGEVIRVHGDYGRLYFESLKLGERLGVYFMNSDNPLRIEGYKSIAFEIAEEISPDYILIPTSSGGLFRGVAKGFIELYKSGLIEGLPKLIAVQAEGCSPICMAFREGREKVERFENPRTIAKAIANPYPPSGNALLKLLREFGWGCVSVSDDEIRKAQERLAREGLFVQPASATGIAALEKLNLPEGAKVVSVLTGSGLKVLGDVPKRDIKECSLERLTECF; translated from the coding sequence ATGAAAGTGAAGGGGAAGTTGAAGTGCTCAATCTGTGGAAAGACATATGACAAACCGCTTCAAAGATGTGGATGCGGTGAGCCCGTCGAGTTCGAGCTCTTCGAGGGAGAACCCTACATAGGGAAGAGCGTCTGGGAGCGGTTCTGGGACTTCTGGCCGCTCGAGCCCGCGCTTGACTTTTCCCTTGGCGAGGGCGACACTCCGCTGGTTAAGTCAAGGCTCGGCGACGAGTTTGGAATAAAGCTCTACCTCAAGAACGAGACTGTGAACCCGACGTGGAGCTTCAAGGACAGGGGAACTTTTCTGGCGATGAGCTATGCCCTCAAAGCCGGCTACAAAACCGTTGGGACGGTCTCGACTGGAAACATGGCGGCGAGCGTCTCTGCCTACGCCACCCGCTTCGGACTTAAAGCTAAAATTCTCGTCTCCGAGAGCGCGGGCGACGAGAAATTAAAGGCCGTCTCGGTCTACGGCGGAGAAGTGATAAGGGTTCACGGCGACTACGGGAGGCTCTACTTCGAGAGCCTCAAGCTGGGAGAAAGGCTCGGGGTCTATTTCATGAACTCGGACAACCCCCTCAGAATAGAGGGCTACAAGAGTATCGCATTTGAGATAGCCGAGGAGATAAGCCCGGACTACATTCTGATTCCGACCAGCTCGGGCGGTCTTTTCAGGGGAGTGGCAAAGGGCTTCATCGAGCTTTACAAGAGCGGTCTCATTGAAGGCCTCCCAAAGCTGATAGCCGTCCAGGCCGAGGGCTGTTCTCCGATATGCATGGCCTTCCGCGAGGGGAGGGAAAAGGTGGAGCGCTTCGAGAACCCGAGAACGATAGCGAAGGCAATAGCGAACCCCTACCCGCCGAGCGGCAACGCGCTTCTGAAACTCCTGAGGGAGTTTGGCTGGGGTTGCGTTTCAGTTTCGGACGATGAAATCAGAAAAGCTCAGGAAAGGCTCGCCCGCGAAGGCCTCTTCGTCCAGCCAGCGAGCGCAACGGGGATAGCGGCTCTGGAAAAGCTGAACCTTCCAGAGGGGGCTAAGGTCGTCTCGGTTCTCACGGGTTCTGGGCTGAAGGTTCTTGGCGACGTACCTAAGAGAGACATAAAGGAGTGTTCGCTTGAACGTCTGACCGAGTGTTTTTAG
- a CDS encoding DODA-type extradiol aromatic ring-opening family dioxygenase, with protein MLVGIGMMPHGNPVLEPPDEETERLAEVLRRIGEEFKDADSYVLISPHNVRMSDHLGVVLAENLVSWLGFEGKELPGEWKTDRELAEEIYEAEKNAGMPVVDLNFASLRGEYSRWPLSWGELIPLQFLERKPLVLMTPSRGVSRKTLVRFGEILSEVLELEEKRVALIISADHGHGHSENGPYGKVKESEEYDRLIMKLINEDRLEELLSIPEDLVRKALVDSYWQMLIMLGAMRKAEFELKASAYACPTYFGMAGALWVRKS; from the coding sequence ATGCTCGTCGGAATAGGCATGATGCCCCACGGGAACCCGGTTCTTGAGCCCCCAGACGAGGAAACCGAGAGGCTCGCGGAAGTCCTGAGGAGAATCGGTGAGGAGTTCAAAGATGCAGACTCCTACGTCCTGATAAGCCCGCACAACGTCAGAATGAGCGACCACCTCGGCGTCGTCCTTGCTGAAAACCTCGTCTCGTGGCTCGGCTTCGAGGGAAAGGAACTGCCAGGGGAGTGGAAGACCGACAGAGAGCTGGCCGAGGAAATTTACGAGGCCGAGAAAAATGCGGGAATGCCCGTCGTTGACCTGAACTTTGCATCACTCCGCGGTGAGTACTCTCGCTGGCCGCTGAGCTGGGGTGAGCTGATCCCGCTCCAGTTCCTCGAAAGGAAACCGCTCGTCCTGATGACGCCGTCGAGGGGAGTTAGCAGGAAAACGCTCGTCCGCTTCGGCGAAATCCTCAGCGAAGTCCTTGAGCTGGAGGAGAAGAGGGTTGCGCTGATAATCAGCGCGGATCACGGGCACGGTCATAGCGAAAACGGCCCCTACGGGAAGGTGAAGGAGAGTGAGGAGTACGACAGGCTGATAATGAAGCTCATCAACGAAGACCGCCTTGAGGAGCTTCTCAGCATCCCCGAGGACCTCGTTAGGAAGGCCCTCGTGGACAGCTACTGGCAGATGTTAATAATGCTCGGGGCGATGAGAAAAGCGGAGTTCGAGTTAAAGGCGAGTGCCTATGCCTGTCCGACATACTTCGGCATGGCAGGGGCGCTGTGGGTGAGAAAAAGCTAA
- a CDS encoding aminoacyl-tRNA deacylase, with translation MTVSLPKLEKKFGKCRFAKPKEVKELTGYEVSGVSPVGVPLRTIIDPRVLENEHVIGGGGAVNKLIRIRPERIVEYQRAEIMDVRE, from the coding sequence TTGACGGTCAGCCTTCCGAAGCTGGAAAAGAAATTCGGAAAGTGCAGGTTTGCAAAGCCAAAAGAGGTCAAAGAACTTACAGGCTACGAGGTCAGTGGCGTTTCTCCCGTCGGCGTGCCGCTCAGGACAATAATTGACCCAAGGGTTCTGGAGAACGAGCACGTCATCGGCGGGGGAGGGGCCGTTAACAAACTCATCAGGATAAGGCCCGAGAGAATCGTCGAGTACCAGCGGGCGGAGATAATGGACGTTAGAGAATAA
- a CDS encoding cyclic 2,3-diphosphoglycerate synthase, whose translation MAEKKKKRVLILGAAGRDFHNFNVFFRDNPEYEVVAFTATQIPDIEGRLYPPELAGELYPNGIPIWSEDDMEKIIKEHDIDIVVFAYSDVSHEHVMHLASRAHSAGADFWLLGPKSTMLKSSKPVVAVTAVRTGCGKSQTSRKVAQLLQEMGYKVVAIRHPMPYGDLRKQVVQRFATFEDLDKYECTIEEREEYEPYIERGMVVYAGVDYEKILREAEKEADIILWDGGNNDFPFYEPDLWIVVTDPHRPGHELKYHPGETNFRAADVIIINKIDTANRDDIQKVRESIEKVNPNATVIEAASPIFVDNPELIKGKRVLVVEDGPTLTHGGMKYGAGYVAAKKFGAKEIIDPRPYAVGSIVETYKKYPHLDVILPAMGYGKKQIKELEETINRADADVVIMGTPVDLRRFMNLNKPAVRVRYELEEIGQPKLKDILENWVKNCEKLKK comes from the coding sequence ATGGCCGAGAAGAAAAAGAAGAGGGTCCTGATTCTCGGAGCGGCCGGAAGGGACTTCCACAACTTCAACGTGTTCTTCAGGGACAACCCTGAATACGAGGTCGTTGCCTTCACCGCCACTCAGATTCCGGACATCGAGGGCAGGCTTTACCCGCCCGAGCTCGCCGGCGAGCTCTACCCGAACGGAATCCCGATATGGAGCGAGGATGACATGGAGAAGATAATCAAGGAGCACGACATTGATATAGTCGTCTTCGCCTACTCCGACGTCTCCCACGAGCACGTCATGCACCTCGCCAGCAGGGCCCACAGCGCTGGTGCCGACTTCTGGCTCCTTGGACCCAAGAGCACCATGCTCAAGTCCAGCAAGCCTGTCGTTGCGGTCACCGCCGTCAGAACCGGCTGTGGAAAGAGCCAGACCTCAAGAAAGGTCGCCCAGCTCCTCCAGGAGATGGGGTACAAGGTCGTTGCCATAAGGCACCCGATGCCCTACGGTGATTTGAGGAAGCAGGTCGTCCAGCGCTTCGCCACATTCGAGGACCTCGACAAGTACGAGTGCACCATCGAGGAGAGGGAAGAGTACGAGCCCTACATCGAGCGCGGTATGGTGGTTTACGCGGGCGTTGACTACGAGAAGATTCTCCGCGAGGCCGAGAAGGAAGCCGACATAATCCTCTGGGACGGAGGAAACAACGACTTCCCGTTCTACGAGCCCGACCTCTGGATAGTTGTCACCGACCCGCACAGGCCCGGCCACGAGCTCAAGTACCACCCCGGTGAGACCAACTTTAGAGCCGCTGACGTCATAATCATCAACAAGATCGACACCGCTAACAGAGACGACATCCAGAAGGTCCGCGAGAGCATCGAGAAGGTCAACCCGAACGCCACCGTCATCGAGGCCGCTTCACCTATATTCGTGGACAACCCCGAGCTCATCAAGGGCAAGCGCGTTCTCGTCGTCGAGGACGGTCCGACCCTCACCCACGGCGGCATGAAGTACGGAGCCGGGTACGTTGCAGCGAAGAAGTTTGGAGCGAAGGAAATCATCGACCCGAGGCCCTACGCCGTCGGCTCCATCGTCGAGACCTACAAGAAGTACCCGCACCTCGACGTCATCCTCCCTGCTATGGGCTACGGCAAGAAGCAGATTAAGGAGCTCGAGGAGACCATCAACAGGGCCGATGCCGACGTCGTCATCATGGGCACCCCAGTTGACCTGCGCAGGTTCATGAACCTCAACAAGCCAGCCGTTCGCGTCCGCTACGAGCTCGAGGAAATCGGCCAGCCCAAGCTCAAGGACATCCTCGAGAACTGGGTCAAGAACTGCGAGAAGCTTAAGAAGTGA
- a CDS encoding PLD nuclease N-terminal domain-containing protein, whose product MAMVLAFVGIVWLLGILSLIAVIWVIYDIVTKQKRMPDTEKLIWILVALFLNIIGAIIYYLVVKASGKYEEAPEERFEGLDNPIEI is encoded by the coding sequence ATGGCAATGGTACTCGCATTTGTCGGGATAGTTTGGTTGTTGGGCATACTCAGCCTGATAGCAGTGATTTGGGTGATATACGATATCGTGACAAAACAGAAGCGCATGCCGGATACGGAAAAGTTGATATGGATCCTTGTGGCCCTCTTCCTTAACATAATCGGGGCGATAATATATTATCTCGTTGTCAAGGCCAGCGGCAAATACGAGGAGGCTCCGGAGGAAAGGTTTGAAGGCCTAGATAATCCGATTGAGATCTGA